The following coding sequences lie in one Nitrospira defluvii genomic window:
- the tmk gene encoding dTMP kinase: MTRRHQPPRGLFITLEGIEGSGKSTQARLLGEYLRRQGHSTVETREPGGTPLAEKIRAALLDRADEPVAAETEAFLVFAARRQHVAQVVEPALARGAIVLCDRFSDSTLAYQGYARGLDVPMLERLNRLATHAVTPHLTLLFDLPVATGLARRRSASETNRLDRESLRFHQKVRAGFLDLAKRHPRRVKIVSARASQDSVARAVARIVSPMLNRLRQQNGRSAAPRTTPPHTAQVPHALR; encoded by the coding sequence ATGACACGACGCCATCAGCCACCACGAGGTCTGTTCATCACCCTAGAGGGTATCGAGGGGTCCGGGAAATCCACCCAGGCCCGCCTCCTGGGAGAATACCTCCGCCGGCAGGGGCATAGCACCGTGGAAACCCGAGAGCCGGGCGGCACTCCGCTCGCGGAAAAAATCCGTGCCGCCCTGCTCGATCGCGCCGACGAACCGGTTGCGGCCGAAACCGAGGCCTTTCTGGTGTTCGCCGCTCGGCGCCAACATGTGGCCCAGGTGGTCGAACCGGCGCTCGCGCGCGGGGCCATCGTGCTCTGCGACCGATTCAGCGACTCAACGCTCGCCTATCAGGGGTACGCCCGGGGCCTGGATGTGCCCATGCTCGAACGACTCAACCGGCTGGCGACCCACGCCGTGACGCCTCACCTCACGCTGCTGTTCGATCTTCCCGTGGCCACCGGCCTAGCCCGGCGACGATCCGCCAGCGAGACGAATCGGCTCGACCGCGAGTCTCTCCGGTTCCACCAGAAAGTCCGCGCGGGCTTTCTCGACCTGGCGAAGCGCCATCCCCGACGCGTCAAGATCGTCTCCGCGCGCGCCTCGCAGGATAGCGTCGCCCGAGCCGTCGCCCGCATCGTGTCACCGATGCTGAACCGGCTCCGACAGCAGAACGGCCGTTCGGCCGCGCCACGCACCACACCCCCACACACCGCACAGGTCCCTCATGCCCTTCGCTGA
- the metG gene encoding methionine--tRNA ligase encodes MTTSNTFYITTPIYYVNDVPHIGHAYTTVAADVLARYWRLRGRDVFFLTGLDEHGQKVQQAAAKAGVDPQTHCDRLAPQFTNLWQRLNISHNAFIRTTDKPHQAVVQRYLQQLYDKQLIYKADYTGWYCTYDERFWTEKDVVGGLCPDCKRPIEQLSEHNYFFKMGQYQDRLIDHIRQHEEFIRPASRRNEVLGFLQTQKLGDLSISRPTSRLSWGIELPFDKDYITYVWFDALVNYISALEYLPQGLPAGVRYWPADVHLVGKDILTTHAVYWSTMLMALGQPLPHSIFAHGWWTVDGEKMSKSRGNVVDPNKMVDQFGADAFRYFLLREVPFGQDGDFSHSALVTTVNAKLANGIGNLLSRTLTMIERSCAGVIPDRGPAVLPELEQRIENLANQLPEKTETGFNALLFRDVLLTIEELNGLCDEYIDKSAPWKLAKQPEARPQLHTVLNTSARALRLLALLLHPFMPNASAQMIHQLGLSLDLSQPLAPHAGLWDAPLAGSIIHKGASLFPRIESKPQGAKPVSETPASPQPTAAAPTTAPAAPQAPAPATAAPAAAQPAQITIDDFMKVQLKAAKVLAAERVPKSEKLLKLQVSLGTEQRQIVAGIGKKYEPEALIGKTIVIVANLKPAKLMGIESQGMVLAAGDSEVRGLATFVEDVDPGTKVK; translated from the coding sequence ATGACGACATCGAACACCTTCTACATCACGACACCGATTTATTACGTCAACGACGTGCCGCACATCGGTCACGCCTACACCACGGTCGCCGCCGATGTCCTCGCACGCTACTGGCGATTACGCGGACGCGACGTGTTTTTTTTGACCGGCCTCGATGAGCACGGACAGAAAGTGCAACAGGCCGCAGCCAAGGCCGGCGTCGATCCGCAGACCCACTGCGACCGCCTCGCGCCGCAGTTCACAAACCTCTGGCAACGGTTGAACATTTCCCACAACGCGTTCATCCGGACCACCGACAAACCCCACCAAGCCGTGGTTCAACGATACCTTCAACAGCTATACGATAAGCAGTTAATTTACAAGGCAGACTACACTGGATGGTACTGCACGTACGATGAACGGTTCTGGACAGAAAAAGATGTCGTCGGCGGGCTCTGTCCGGACTGCAAACGGCCCATCGAACAGCTGAGCGAACACAATTATTTTTTCAAGATGGGCCAATACCAGGACCGGCTGATCGATCACATCCGGCAGCACGAAGAGTTCATTCGTCCCGCATCACGCCGCAATGAAGTCCTGGGATTTCTTCAAACGCAAAAGCTCGGCGACCTCTCAATCTCGCGACCCACATCGCGACTGTCGTGGGGCATTGAGTTGCCGTTCGACAAGGACTACATCACCTACGTCTGGTTCGATGCGCTGGTCAATTACATCTCGGCGCTCGAATACCTGCCCCAGGGCTTACCGGCCGGTGTGCGTTACTGGCCCGCCGATGTGCACCTAGTCGGGAAGGACATCCTTACGACGCATGCCGTCTACTGGTCCACGATGTTGATGGCACTTGGACAGCCGTTGCCGCACTCGATCTTTGCCCACGGCTGGTGGACGGTGGATGGCGAGAAGATGTCCAAGAGCCGCGGCAATGTCGTCGATCCCAACAAGATGGTCGACCAGTTCGGCGCAGACGCCTTCCGCTACTTTCTGCTGCGCGAAGTGCCGTTCGGGCAGGATGGAGATTTTTCGCACAGCGCTCTCGTCACGACCGTCAACGCCAAACTCGCGAACGGAATCGGCAACCTCCTGAGCCGCACACTCACCATGATCGAACGGTCCTGCGCCGGCGTGATCCCCGACCGGGGCCCGGCCGTGCTGCCCGAACTGGAACAACGGATCGAGAATTTAGCCAATCAGCTGCCCGAGAAAACCGAGACCGGTTTTAACGCCCTATTGTTCCGCGACGTGCTGCTGACAATCGAAGAACTGAATGGGCTCTGCGATGAATACATCGACAAGAGCGCGCCGTGGAAATTGGCGAAGCAACCGGAGGCCCGGCCGCAATTACACACGGTGCTGAACACCTCCGCTCGCGCCCTTCGACTGCTGGCGTTGTTGCTCCACCCGTTCATGCCGAACGCCTCGGCGCAGATGATCCATCAACTGGGATTGTCGCTGGACCTTTCCCAGCCACTGGCACCACATGCGGGTCTTTGGGATGCGCCGCTAGCCGGCAGCATAATCCACAAAGGCGCCTCGCTGTTCCCCCGCATCGAATCCAAACCACAAGGAGCCAAACCCGTGAGTGAGACACCCGCATCCCCGCAACCGACTGCCGCTGCCCCGACCACAGCCCCCGCTGCACCACAAGCCCCGGCTCCGGCGACTGCCGCCCCGGCCGCTGCGCAACCGGCGCAGATCACCATCGACGACTTCATGAAGGTGCAGCTCAAAGCCGCGAAGGTACTGGCAGCGGAACGCGTGCCGAAATCCGAAAAGCTGCTCAAGCTGCAAGTCAGCCTCGGTACCGAGCAACGGCAGATCGTCGCGGGCATCGGCAAGAAATACGAGCCGGAAGCCTTGATCGGGAAAACCATCGTGATTGTGGCCAATCTAAAACCGGCCAAACTCATGGGCATCGAATCGCAGGGCATGGTCCTCGCGGCAGGCGACAGCGAAGTACGGGGGCTCGCCACGTTTGTCGAAGACGTCGACCCCGGCACCAAAGTGAAATGA
- the holB gene encoding DNA polymerase III subunit delta': MPFADIIGHEQAKSLLRSAILQNRLAHAYLFHGEDRIGKRLLALRLAQTLLCETLSDDRGPDACGTCRACRQVDARTHPDFLVIEPDQEMANPQIKIESIRDIEHQMIYRPLIGNRKICLIDEADRMTIGAANALLKTLEEPPDHSLFILVSSRPYALPATIRSRCQSLRLTPPAQTQVEAAVILKRELPPADARFLAVLSDGQLGRALECDLEQARTNQQEFAAIFSAKGLQSFSTVLATAEALAKGDRGPEAFDWLLRWLRDVLLIAVGAGADHVLNLDQRADMQKLADRIDIDELLNLIGDLDRLERQAHRNLNIQIALETTLLRVRQLLTPPDTADRSR, encoded by the coding sequence ATGCCCTTCGCTGACATCATCGGACACGAGCAAGCCAAGAGCCTGTTGCGTTCGGCAATCCTGCAGAACCGCCTGGCCCATGCGTATCTCTTCCACGGTGAAGACCGCATCGGCAAGCGCCTGCTGGCCTTGCGCTTGGCACAAACCCTCCTCTGCGAAACCCTGTCGGACGATCGCGGGCCGGACGCCTGCGGTACCTGCCGGGCCTGCCGCCAGGTGGATGCACGTACCCATCCGGATTTTCTGGTGATCGAGCCCGATCAGGAAATGGCCAATCCCCAAATCAAGATTGAATCCATTCGCGACATCGAGCATCAGATGATCTATCGTCCGCTGATTGGGAATAGAAAAATCTGCCTGATCGATGAAGCGGATCGCATGACCATCGGCGCCGCCAACGCCCTGCTGAAAACATTGGAAGAGCCCCCCGATCACAGCCTCTTCATTCTCGTGTCGAGCCGGCCCTATGCACTCCCGGCCACGATTCGCTCCCGTTGCCAATCCTTGCGACTGACGCCCCCGGCGCAAACGCAGGTCGAAGCCGCCGTCATCCTCAAACGCGAACTCCCGCCCGCCGACGCGCGCTTTCTCGCCGTCCTCAGCGACGGGCAACTGGGGCGCGCGTTAGAATGCGATCTCGAACAGGCACGCACCAACCAGCAGGAGTTCGCCGCCATCTTTTCGGCCAAAGGCCTTCAGTCATTCTCCACCGTACTCGCAACCGCGGAAGCACTGGCCAAAGGAGACCGCGGCCCCGAAGCGTTCGATTGGTTGTTGCGCTGGTTACGCGATGTGTTGCTCATTGCGGTCGGTGCCGGCGCCGACCATGTGCTCAACCTCGATCAGCGGGCAGACATGCAGAAGCTGGCCGATCGCATCGACATCGACGAGCTATTGAATTTGATAGGGGACCTCGACAGACTGGAGCGCCAAGCGCACCGGAACCTGAACATTCAAATCGCCCTCGAAACCACCCTGCTGCGGGTCCGACAGCTCCTGACCCCGCCCGACACTGCCGACCGGTCACGATAA
- a CDS encoding DUF502 domain-containing protein, whose translation MVKASLKRYFLTGLLVMIPIWGTILILKTLFISLDGILGDAAARLVTPGYYVPGLGIVALILLIFMTGLFAANFIGRHVVRQWEGLLNRVPVVRGIYSTIKSMMDILSFAERETYRRVVLIQFPKNGHYCFAFVTGVTKGEMQQLSPDPLVHVYVPTSPNPTSGYFLLVPEREVIAVDITVEEAMKLIVSGGLYTPNPSSGVSSPGGGKSWAPIKQPDARVQVG comes from the coding sequence ATGGTGAAAGCTTCGTTAAAACGGTATTTTCTCACCGGTTTGCTGGTGATGATCCCCATTTGGGGCACCATCCTGATTCTGAAGACGCTGTTCATCAGTTTGGATGGGATTCTCGGCGACGCGGCCGCCCGGTTGGTGACTCCAGGGTACTACGTACCAGGCTTGGGTATTGTCGCGCTCATCCTGCTCATTTTCATGACCGGGTTGTTCGCCGCGAATTTCATCGGCCGCCATGTCGTGCGGCAGTGGGAGGGGCTCCTCAATCGTGTGCCGGTGGTGCGCGGGATCTATTCCACGATCAAGTCGATGATGGACATTTTGTCCTTTGCGGAACGCGAGACCTATCGCCGGGTGGTGCTGATCCAGTTTCCCAAGAATGGTCACTACTGTTTTGCGTTCGTGACCGGCGTGACGAAGGGCGAAATGCAGCAACTGTCCCCGGACCCCCTCGTGCACGTCTACGTGCCGACCTCGCCCAACCCCACGTCCGGGTATTTCCTGCTGGTGCCTGAGCGTGAAGTGATCGCTGTGGACATCACAGTCGAAGAGGCTATGAAGCTGATTGTGTCGGGTGGACTCTATACCCCGAACCCATCGTCTGGTGTCTCCTCCCCCGGCGGCGGCAAATCGTGGGCGCCGATCAAGCAGCCCGATGCACGCGTACAGGTCGGTTGA